A region from the Stutzerimonas stutzeri genome encodes:
- a CDS encoding carboxymuconolactone decarboxylase family protein, with translation MRMNYQAAAPDVMTAMIGLETYLARQSRREDGVDKPLMELVKIRVSQINQCAYCLDMHTKDARALGETEQRIYALSAWRETPFFTDRERAALAWAEANTLLPQGVSQQLFEEVREHFSEAQLANLTLAIATINAWNRFGVSFAPVPGSYQAG, from the coding sequence ATGCGCATGAACTACCAGGCCGCCGCACCCGACGTGATGACCGCCATGATCGGGCTGGAAACCTACCTGGCGCGGCAGAGCCGCCGCGAGGATGGCGTCGACAAACCATTGATGGAGCTGGTGAAAATTCGCGTCTCGCAGATCAACCAGTGCGCCTACTGCCTCGACATGCACACCAAGGATGCCCGCGCCCTGGGGGAAACCGAGCAGCGCATCTATGCACTGAGCGCGTGGCGCGAAACGCCGTTCTTCACCGACCGCGAACGCGCCGCGCTGGCCTGGGCCGAGGCTAACACGCTGCTGCCCCAGGGCGTTTCGCAGCAGCTGTTCGAGGAGGTGCGTGAGCATTTTTCCGAGGCCCAGCTCGCCAACTTGACCCTGGCCATCGCCACCATCAACGCCTGGAACCGCTTCGGCGTTTCGTTCGCGCCCGTGCCGGGCAGCTACCAGGCGGGGTAG
- a CDS encoding helix-turn-helix transcriptional regulator, whose protein sequence is MTESLHDRLPCLQGFTTRPPSPALAAYVQRFWWMEGDGLQTYDEQMLHPDGGSGVIFNFADPLNFDGTPRGPRALIAGPQLASTRLQLAGQVSMMGVRFHPGMGAAVFGVGLDELAGFHDADWPRLGLAHLVDQLAELDRSAQQAVVERELLSRLKETQARRDPVQQLLAQIAANGGRSRLADLLQSVPLGQRQLERLFRHQVGMTPKQFSRIQRVALVRNQLRTGQPLLDTALVCGYSDQAHFIHDFKTVVGMTPGQYRLRAKSN, encoded by the coding sequence ATGACCGAGTCCCTTCACGACCGCTTGCCCTGCCTGCAGGGCTTCACAACCCGCCCGCCGAGCCCGGCGCTGGCGGCGTACGTGCAGCGTTTCTGGTGGATGGAGGGCGACGGTTTACAGACCTACGACGAGCAGATGCTGCACCCGGACGGCGGCAGTGGCGTCATCTTCAACTTTGCCGACCCGCTGAATTTCGATGGCACCCCGCGCGGGCCGCGAGCGCTGATCGCCGGGCCGCAGCTGGCCAGTACACGCCTGCAACTGGCCGGCCAGGTCAGCATGATGGGCGTGCGCTTCCATCCCGGCATGGGCGCTGCGGTGTTCGGCGTCGGTCTCGACGAGCTGGCCGGATTCCACGACGCCGACTGGCCCCGGCTTGGACTCGCGCATCTCGTGGATCAGTTGGCCGAGCTGGACCGCAGCGCGCAACAGGCCGTGGTCGAGCGCGAGTTGCTCAGTCGCCTGAAAGAAACCCAGGCACGTCGCGACCCGGTGCAACAGCTGTTAGCGCAGATCGCCGCCAACGGGGGCCGTTCGCGCCTGGCCGATCTGCTCCAGAGCGTGCCACTCGGCCAGCGCCAGCTCGAGCGCCTGTTCCGCCATCAGGTGGGAATGACACCCAAGCAGTTCAGCCGCATCCAGCGTGTAGCGCTGGTGCGCAACCAACTACGCACCGGCCAGCCGCTGCTCGACACCGCCCTGGTCTGCGGCTACAGCGACCAGGCGCACTTTATCCACGACTTCAAGACCGTGGTCGGCATGACGCCAGGGCAGTATCGCTTGCGGGCGAAGAGCAACTAA
- a CDS encoding LysE family translocator: protein MNLTTLLLFLPACFALNMAPGPNNLLSMANAKSYGVRVACYAGIGRLIAFAGMISLAATGLASILYASEKLFFAIKLVGGLYLLWLAYQLWHADPSDGDSGPVARKSLLGLAKQEFLLAAGNPKAILIFTAFLPQFVDPSGDMGFQFLVLGVCFLILEWVAIAGYAYFGSALRHWFSRPSMRRVFNRTCAGLLASAGVGLLFARKD, encoded by the coding sequence ATGAACTTGACGACACTGCTGCTTTTTTTGCCTGCATGCTTCGCGCTGAACATGGCGCCCGGGCCGAACAATCTGCTTTCGATGGCTAATGCGAAGAGCTACGGCGTACGTGTGGCCTGCTACGCGGGTATCGGTCGGCTCATTGCATTCGCCGGCATGATCAGCCTCGCGGCGACAGGGCTTGCATCGATTCTTTATGCGTCCGAAAAGTTGTTCTTTGCGATCAAGCTGGTCGGCGGCCTTTATCTGCTCTGGCTGGCGTATCAGCTATGGCACGCCGACCCTTCGGATGGCGACAGTGGCCCGGTGGCGCGCAAGAGTCTCTTGGGGCTTGCAAAGCAGGAGTTCCTGCTGGCGGCCGGCAACCCCAAGGCCATATTGATCTTCACGGCGTTCCTGCCTCAGTTCGTCGATCCTTCGGGTGACATGGGCTTTCAGTTCCTCGTGCTCGGCGTTTGCTTTCTGATCCTCGAGTGGGTGGCCATCGCCGGCTATGCGTATTTCGGTAGCGCGCTGAGACATTGGTTTTCCCGCCCTTCGATGCGGCGGGTGTTCAACCGGACGTGTGCGGGGCTGCTCGCCAGTGCAGGGGTTGGACTGCTGTTCGCGCGCAAGGACTGA
- the dksA gene encoding RNA polymerase-binding protein DksA gives MTEAELLAQPADAYMNEAQQAFFRTLLLGQRAELQARIAEEFQALREQEPSSDPSDIGTAEEQRHWQLRLLEREKKLLDKIDDSLDSLARGEYGWCAETGEPIGLKRLLLRPTTTLCIEAKERQEQREKHQRTA, from the coding sequence ATGACCGAAGCCGAACTCCTTGCCCAGCCCGCTGACGCCTACATGAACGAGGCCCAGCAAGCTTTTTTCCGCACCTTACTGCTAGGCCAGCGCGCCGAACTGCAGGCGCGTATCGCCGAGGAATTCCAGGCGCTGCGTGAGCAGGAGCCCAGCAGCGACCCATCCGACATCGGCACGGCCGAAGAGCAGCGTCACTGGCAGCTGCGGTTGCTGGAACGGGAGAAGAAGCTGCTCGACAAAATTGACGATTCTCTCGACAGCCTCGCCCGCGGCGAATACGGCTGGTGCGCCGAGACCGGCGAGCCCATCGGGCTGAAACGACTGCTGCTACGCCCCACCACCACGCTGTGCATCGAAGCCAAAGAGCGTCAAGAACAGCGCGAAAAACACCAACGAACCGCCTGA
- the zigA gene encoding zinc metallochaperone GTPase ZigA, giving the protein MNRLPVTVLSGFLGAGKSTLLNHILKNREGRRVAVIVNDMSEINIDGSEVQRDVSLNRAEEKLVEMSNGCICCTLREDLLEEVGKLAREGRFDYLLIESTGISEPLPVAETFTFRDDQGQSLADLARLDTMVTVVDGVNFLQDFHAAESLASRGETLGEEDERSITDLLIEQIEFADVILISKIDLISSAEREELTAILGRLNTQAEILPMSMGRVPLAKILDTGRFDFERAAQAPGWLKEMRGEHVPETEEYGIASTAYLARRPFHPQRFHDFLNREWTNGRLLRSKGYFWLASRPQEAGAWSQAGGLMRYEYAGRWWRFTPDAQWPADDYSRAAIRLKWDDDCGDCRQELVFIGQRIDFDRLRTELDACLLSDLEWNLGPEHWLRMPDPFGPWQQEVA; this is encoded by the coding sequence ATGAACCGCCTCCCTGTAACCGTGCTTTCCGGCTTTCTCGGTGCCGGCAAGAGCACCCTGCTCAACCACATCCTGAAAAATCGCGAAGGCCGCCGGGTGGCGGTCATCGTCAATGATATGAGCGAAATAAATATCGACGGCAGCGAGGTCCAGCGCGACGTCAGCCTCAACCGCGCCGAAGAAAAGCTGGTTGAAATGAGCAATGGCTGCATCTGCTGCACCTTGCGCGAAGACCTGCTCGAGGAGGTCGGCAAGTTGGCCCGCGAAGGCCGCTTCGACTATCTGTTGATCGAGTCCACCGGCATCTCCGAACCCTTGCCGGTCGCCGAAACTTTCACCTTTCGCGACGACCAGGGCCAGAGCCTGGCGGATCTGGCGCGGCTGGACACCATGGTGACGGTGGTCGACGGCGTGAATTTTCTGCAGGATTTTCACGCCGCAGAGAGCCTGGCGAGCCGCGGCGAAACCCTCGGTGAAGAGGACGAGCGCTCGATCACCGACCTGCTGATCGAGCAGATCGAATTCGCCGACGTCATCCTCATCAGCAAGATCGACCTGATTTCCAGCGCGGAACGCGAAGAGCTCACCGCCATCCTGGGTCGCTTGAATACCCAAGCCGAAATTCTGCCGATGAGCATGGGTCGCGTGCCGCTGGCGAAGATTCTCGACACCGGCCGTTTCGACTTCGAGCGTGCCGCCCAGGCGCCGGGCTGGCTCAAGGAAATGCGCGGCGAGCATGTGCCCGAAACCGAGGAATATGGCATCGCGTCCACGGCGTATCTGGCCCGCCGCCCCTTCCACCCGCAACGGTTCCATGACTTTCTCAATCGCGAATGGACCAATGGCCGTCTGCTGCGCTCCAAGGGCTACTTCTGGCTGGCCAGCCGCCCGCAGGAGGCCGGTGCCTGGTCTCAGGCCGGCGGGCTGATGCGCTACGAATATGCCGGACGCTGGTGGCGTTTCACGCCGGACGCGCAGTGGCCCGCCGATGATTACTCGCGTGCCGCCATCCGCCTGAAGTGGGACGACGACTGCGGGGACTGCCGCCAGGAACTGGTCTTTATCGGCCAGCGCATCGACTTCGATCGGCTGCGCACGGAGCTCGATGCGTGCCTGCTCAGCGACCTCGAATGGAACCTCGGCCCGGAGCACTGGTTGCGCATGCCCGACCCGTTCGGCCCCTGGCAGCAGGAAGTAGCGTGA
- a CDS encoding DUF1826 domain-containing protein — protein MLTRPLTQPYPQQLFGDAPAVLGDALHDGVNLAVWQRSLPQPVTDFACALLALGEPLAESLTLEPDADDLRTPPLAEAYQDIAGHAGFVADVTWLVSAFACLIEARRVGLRLRVLDKAMCPRFHVDHVPLRLITTYAGAGSEWLREDAMPRQRLGEPAAEPTDVTEIGRLHAGEVALFKGEKWQGNEGAGIIHRSPQVEPCERRLILTLDWLA, from the coding sequence ATGCTGACACGCCCACTCACCCAGCCGTACCCACAGCAACTATTCGGCGACGCGCCTGCAGTGCTGGGGGACGCGCTGCACGACGGCGTCAACCTCGCGGTGTGGCAGCGTTCATTGCCGCAGCCTGTCACTGACTTTGCGTGCGCGCTGTTGGCACTCGGCGAGCCGCTGGCCGAATCGCTGACACTCGAACCCGATGCCGACGACCTGCGGACGCCGCCCCTGGCGGAGGCCTATCAGGACATCGCCGGGCACGCCGGGTTTGTCGCCGACGTCACTTGGCTGGTGAGCGCATTTGCCTGCTTGATAGAGGCACGCCGCGTCGGGCTGCGGCTGCGCGTGCTGGACAAGGCGATGTGCCCGCGTTTTCACGTGGACCACGTGCCACTGCGGCTGATCACCACTTACGCGGGCGCCGGAAGCGAGTGGCTCCGCGAAGATGCCATGCCCCGCCAGCGCCTGGGCGAACCGGCCGCTGAACCAACCGATGTAACAGAAATCGGCCGCCTGCACGCGGGCGAGGTCGCGTTGTTCAAGGGCGAGAAATGGCAGGGTAACGAAGGGGCCGGAATCATCCACCGTTCGCCGCAGGTTGAGCCCTGCGAACGGAGACTGATCCTCACGCTGGATTGGCTGGCCTGA
- a CDS encoding four-helix bundle copper-binding protein, which produces MLNSTYQSCIQACTDCAVACETCAASCLREDDVKMMARCIQLDRDCADLCALAAVLMTRDSGLAKEMCRICAQACRECGEECGKHQMDHCQACAEACRRCAEACEKMAA; this is translated from the coding sequence ATGCTCAACTCTACCTACCAATCCTGCATCCAGGCCTGCACCGATTGCGCCGTCGCCTGCGAAACCTGCGCCGCGTCCTGCTTGCGCGAGGACGACGTGAAGATGATGGCGCGCTGCATCCAACTGGACCGCGATTGCGCTGATCTCTGTGCCCTGGCTGCGGTGCTGATGACTCGCGACAGCGGCCTCGCCAAGGAAATGTGCCGAATCTGCGCACAAGCCTGCCGTGAGTGCGGCGAGGAGTGCGGCAAACACCAGATGGATCACTGCCAGGCCTGCGCCGAGGCGTGCCGCAGGTGCGCCGAAGCGTGCGAGAAGATGGCGGCCTGA
- a CDS encoding IMPACT family protein, with amino-acid sequence MPFTLATPCDYQEVIRKSRFIAKAAPITTPDEAQAFIQAVSDSTATHNCWAWKVGQQYRFSDDGEPGGTAGRPMLTAIEGQDCDQVVVVVTRWFGGIQLGTGGLARAYGGTTAKCLQGGERLELIARMRCRCHCRFAELALIKARLGEHDAFIEAETFDAQGVALVLAVPAEQHAALQHTLAGISRGRIELRPDGA; translated from the coding sequence ATGCCTTTTACCCTCGCCACGCCCTGCGACTACCAGGAAGTGATCCGCAAGAGCCGCTTCATCGCCAAGGCCGCCCCGATCACCACACCGGACGAGGCCCAGGCATTCATCCAGGCGGTCAGCGACAGCACCGCCACGCATAACTGCTGGGCTTGGAAGGTCGGTCAGCAGTACCGCTTCAGCGACGACGGCGAACCCGGCGGCACGGCCGGTCGCCCCATGCTCACGGCGATCGAGGGCCAAGACTGCGATCAGGTAGTCGTGGTGGTGACTCGCTGGTTCGGCGGCATCCAGCTGGGGACAGGTGGGCTGGCGCGCGCCTATGGCGGCACTACAGCCAAATGTCTGCAGGGCGGAGAGCGGCTGGAGCTGATCGCCCGGATGCGTTGCCGCTGCCATTGCCGCTTCGCCGAGCTGGCGCTGATCAAGGCACGGCTGGGCGAGCATGACGCATTCATCGAGGCGGAAACATTCGACGCGCAAGGCGTGGCGCTGGTTCTGGCCGTGCCTGCCGAACAGCATGCGGCGCTACAGCACACCCTTGCTGGAATCAGTCGCGGGCGAATCGAATTGCGACCCGACGGGGCCTGA
- a CDS encoding adenosine deaminase produces the protein MYDWLNALPKAELHLHLEGSLEPELLFRLAERNKIALPWNDVDALRSAYNFGNLQEFLDLYYAGADVLRTEQDFYDLTWAYLQKCEEQNVVHTEPFYDPQTHTDRGIPFEVAMRGISGALADGRELLGISSGLILSFLRHLPEEAAFKTLEQAMPFRDAFFAVGLDSSEMGHPPSKFERVFAKARAEGFLAVAHAGEEGPPEYIWEALDLLKVSRIDHGVRAAEDPKLIQRLIDEQIPLTVCPLSNTKLCVFDDMSQHNILQMLEQGVKVTVNSDDPAYFGGYVTENFMALHESLGMTEDQARRLAQNSLDARLAK, from the coding sequence ATGTACGACTGGCTCAACGCACTGCCCAAAGCCGAACTGCACCTGCACCTCGAAGGTTCTCTGGAGCCCGAGCTGCTGTTTCGCCTGGCCGAACGCAACAAGATCGCCCTGCCCTGGAACGACGTCGATGCGCTGCGCAGCGCCTACAATTTCGGCAACCTGCAGGAGTTTCTCGACCTCTACTATGCCGGCGCCGACGTGCTGCGCACCGAGCAGGATTTCTACGATCTGACCTGGGCTTACCTGCAGAAGTGCGAAGAGCAGAACGTGGTACATACCGAACCCTTCTACGATCCGCAGACCCATACCGATCGCGGCATTCCGTTCGAGGTGGCCATGCGCGGCATCAGCGGTGCGCTGGCTGACGGTCGCGAGCTGCTCGGCATCAGCAGCGGACTGATCCTGAGCTTCCTGCGGCACCTGCCTGAAGAAGCCGCTTTCAAGACGCTGGAGCAGGCGATGCCGTTCCGCGACGCCTTCTTCGCGGTCGGTCTGGACAGCTCGGAAATGGGTCATCCGCCGAGCAAGTTCGAACGCGTCTTCGCCAAGGCCCGTGCCGAGGGCTTCCTCGCCGTTGCCCATGCCGGAGAGGAAGGTCCGCCCGAATACATCTGGGAAGCGCTGGACCTGCTCAAGGTCAGCCGCATCGACCACGGTGTGCGCGCCGCCGAAGATCCCAAGCTGATCCAGCGCCTGATCGACGAGCAGATTCCGCTCACCGTGTGCCCGCTGTCGAACACCAAACTCTGCGTGTTCGATGACATGAGCCAGCACAATATCCTGCAAATGCTGGAACAGGGCGTGAAGGTCACGGTGAACTCGGATGATCCGGCCTACTTCGGCGGCTACGTGACGGAGAACTTCATGGCCCTGCATGAGAGCCTGGGCATGACAGAGGATCAGGCGCGACGCCTGGCGCAGAACAGCCTCGACGCGCGCCTGGCCAAATGA
- a CDS encoding LysR family transcriptional regulator: protein MLRTDDLQMFVLTAELGSLSAAARRLELSPAVASAALKRLEAALGCRLLVRSTRSLRLTGEGEQYLPHARSALQSLLDGQQLLAGGKATISGPLQLSAPSDFGRNVLLPWLDAFQQQHPLLSLRLLLADRNADLFRLPVDIALRYGQPEDSSLVALPVAPGNRRVLCASPEYLAVYGAPRSLAELAGHNCLRFMLAGRVHERWCFHEGRRELAQLVSGDRVSDDADVVRRWALAGRGVVYKSWLDVAQDVQAGRLVVLLPALTGEAAPLNLICAHRAQLGETLRLLREHLVERCRELLDQAPFAG from the coding sequence ATGCTACGCACCGATGACCTGCAGATGTTCGTTCTGACCGCCGAGCTGGGCAGCTTGTCTGCTGCGGCCCGGCGACTGGAGTTGTCGCCCGCCGTGGCAAGCGCTGCGCTAAAGCGGTTGGAGGCGGCACTGGGTTGCCGGCTACTGGTGCGTTCGACTCGTAGCCTGCGGCTGACGGGCGAGGGTGAGCAATATCTGCCGCACGCGCGCTCGGCCCTGCAGAGCCTGCTCGATGGCCAGCAATTGCTCGCTGGTGGCAAGGCGACGATCAGTGGCCCGCTACAGCTGTCGGCGCCCTCTGACTTCGGCCGCAACGTGTTGCTGCCGTGGCTGGACGCGTTCCAGCAGCAACATCCGTTGTTGAGCCTGCGATTGTTGTTGGCCGACCGCAACGCCGATCTGTTCCGGCTGCCGGTGGACATCGCCTTGCGCTACGGCCAGCCGGAAGATTCCAGCCTGGTGGCGCTGCCAGTGGCGCCGGGCAATCGGCGGGTGCTCTGCGCGTCGCCTGAATACCTGGCCGTGTATGGTGCGCCGCGCAGCCTTGCCGAACTCGCCGGGCACAACTGCCTGCGCTTCATGCTGGCCGGGCGAGTGCATGAGCGTTGGTGTTTTCACGAGGGGCGTCGCGAACTGGCGCAACTGGTGAGCGGTGATCGCGTCAGCGACGATGCCGACGTGGTGCGCCGCTGGGCGTTGGCCGGGCGAGGAGTGGTGTACAAATCCTGGCTGGATGTCGCCCAGGATGTGCAGGCGGGGCGCCTGGTGGTGCTGTTGCCGGCGCTCACCGGCGAGGCGGCGCCGCTGAATCTGATCTGCGCGCACCGCGCTCAGCTGGGTGAAACGCTGCGCCTGCTGCGCGAGCACCTGGTCGAGCGCTGTCGGGAGCTGCTCGACCAGGCGCCGTTTGCCGGCTGA